Sequence from the Exiguobacterium aurantiacum genome:
CCGCTTGTTGCCACATCGAGGCGACCGTGCCCGGATAGCCGTTCAAGACACACGCTTGCAACTGGCCGATATCGACACCGAGTTCGAGCGCGTTCGTCGAGACGACAGCTTTGATTTCACCGTTACGGAGCCGGCGCTCGATTTCACGACGTTCCGACGGTAAGTAGCCGCCCCGATAGCCCACGATCGACTTGGGACCGAGCTCGCGCCGCGTCAGTTCTTGTAAATACGTCAACAATACCTCGACCCGTACCCGTGAGCGGGCGAAGACGATCGTCTGAATGTCCGCTTCGACGAGCTTTGAGGCGATCCGCTTCGTCTCGAGCGTGGCGCTCCGACGAATGCCAAGCGCTTCATTGACGACGGGCGGATTGTAGAAAATCAAATGTTTCTTGCCTTGGGGCGCCCCGTTGTTGTCGACAAGGACGACGTCCTCTTCCGTCAACAGTTCAGCCAGTTCGACCGGGTTGGCGATCGTCGCTGACGTCATGATCCATTTTGGATGGCTCCCATAATAGGCACAGATCCGCTTCAAGCGGCGGAACACGTTGGCGACGTGGCTACCGAATACCCCTCGGTACGTATGCAGTTCGTCGACGACGATATATTCCAAGTTCTCGAACAATCGAATCCATTTCGTATGATGCGGCAAGATGCCGGAATGCAACATATCCGGATTCGTGATGACAATATTGCCGGCGTCACGTACTTTCGTCCGGGCTGCCGGTGCCGTGTCGCCATCATAGGTGAAGCAACGCAAGTCTCCCTCGAGCGCTTCGACCATCTCCATCAAATCGCTGTTTTGGTCTTGCGCGAGCGCCTTCGTCGGATACAGATAGAGCGCCCGGGCATTCGGTTGTTCAATCATTTTCGACAGGACGGGCAGATTGTAACAGAGCGTCTTCCCGGATGCGGTCGGTGTGACAATGACCGTCGAGTTTCCACGCGACGTCTGCTCAATCGCTTCGGCTTGATGGGTGTACAGTTGTTCAATTCCCCGGCCATGCAACACCCTGACGAGATCTGGTGGCACACTCGACGGAATCGGTGCGTAGCGGGCCGGTTTCGCCTCGACCGTATGCCAATGTGTCACGTTTTGAGAAAAACCCGGGTCGGTCTTGAGCGTATGGATCATTTCTTCCACGGAACGTTTTTTCCGCATGAGGTTCACCTTCTTTACGATTTCGAAGGTGCGAGTCGCTCCACGATTGATTTCACTTCGCCGATCCGTTCATCGCGTACGAGCCGATGGACGGCAGGTAAACGCAGCACCGCCATTTCTTTGAAAGACTCGGCGACATGTCCATTCTCTTCTTCGAGTCGAATGATCGCATCGTCATACAACCGTTGCGTCGACCGTCCGAACAAGACGATGGTATGTAGCTTTGTACATTTCGAATGGACCGCCTGCAAATGTTTCGTGTAACGCTGCACCGCTTTATGATAGTCTTCATGCATCGCGAGCGCTTGACGCTTGCCTCGCAGAAGTTCTGGATAGAATGTTTCGTCGCCGAGGAACATCGTCTCGACGCCGATTCGTTTCAAATAAGGATGGCCACTGGCCTCGGCTATAGCTTGATCATCAATCAAGCGTCCGAACGGAATCGACTCCTCGACGAGCAATCGGCTCATTTTTAAGCCGTTGATACCGTGTAACGGGATACCTAAATCATCGTCTTGCAGTCGGTCGATCACAAACAACACTTTCATCTTGCGTTTCAGTGAGAGTTGTACCATGTGTCACCATCCTATTCGCTTTCTTTTCATTATAGCAAACGAAACAGAAAAACAGGGCGCTGATGTCGCCCTGTTTCCTGTGAGTCGGTTTAGTCACGACCACCGTTGCCATTCCCGTTGCCGTTACCACGGCCTTCTGAGTCTGACGTCGATTGACGGCTGACGCCCCCATCCGAATCCGCTTCCCCGTCTGTCTCATCGGTTGTCGGTTCTTCTTCGGTCGGTTCTTCCGTGTTCTCGTCTTCGGTGTTGTTGTCGTTTCCGTTATTTTGATTATTTTCGTTATTGCCGTTGTTTTCGTTGTTCTCGCCATCGGTTTGCTCGCCTTCTTCTTCAGGAGGCGCCTCTTCCGTGGCGGGCTCTTCTTCCTCTTCGGCAGCAGGTTCTTCGCCTCGTTCGACCGTGTAGGATGTTTGGAGCGGGCTCGACTGTTGATCGCCGACGAGCGCGTTCGTCGCGTTGGCGACAATCGTGAACGTCGTCTCCCCTTCACCGAGGCCAGAGATGGCGATGCTCGTGTCTTCGGTCGTCCCAACGACACGCTCGCTACCGTCCGGACGTGTCTCCTTCACGGTGAACGAAAGTCCTTGGTAACCAGCGGCTTGGACTGCTTGCTTGTCGTATGACCAAGAGAGTGTTCCCGTTTCACCCGGTACGTCATAGTCGACTGACGCCCCGGTCGGCGCGGCGAGTTTATCCGGCTGCAAGTCTTTCGGTTTCGTCCCTTTGACGTACAACTCGTTTCCGAGCGAGAGCACCGATTCCGGTTGCTGGAAGCGATCCGGTTGACCCGTCGCATTCGTCACTTGTTGCATCATATACTCGAAGTAGTATTGGGCGTAGTTCGGTTTCATCACCGATTCAGCTGTTCCATTCGAGCGGCCAGTCCATACCGAGATCGAGTAGTCGGTCGTATAGCCGGTGAACCATTTATCCATGTCGTTATTTGTCGTACCGGTTTTGCCGGCGACGTCCCACGGGAACGCACCTGGCTCATACGTGCCGTTCGAACCGCTGACAACATCACGAAGCATGTCCGTCAACATATAGGCGGTATAGTCTTCCATCGCCTGCTTCGCCTTGATTGGTGAGTTGATCGTCGATCCGTCGTTGAACTCGATTTTTTGGATGACGTGGGGTTTCGTATACATCCCATTCGTCCCGAGTGCGGCGTAAGCGGCTGCCATTTGTGTAGTGCTCGCCTCAGCGGCACCAAGTGCGTTCGAGGCGTTCATCTCGTCGCCCGACATCGACGGCTCGATGCCGACGTTCTCGACGAACGATTGAATCGCGTCTTGCCCGAACTCGTCACGCACTTCGTAGAAGGCACGAACAGCCGGCGTGTTCCCGGAGATCGTCAAGTAGTAGCGCATCGTATTGGCACCACGGAAGCCATCGTAGTAGTTTTTCGGTTTATAATTATCGCTTTCGTCAAACGCTTTATCGATCAGCACTTTCCCAGTCGACCACTGTGCGTTCTCGATTCCTGGACCGTAATCGAAGAACGGCTTCGCCGTCGATCCGATTTGGCGTTTCTCACGCGAATAATCACGATAGTTCTTATCGCCTTGTTTCGCTTGCTGACTGTCGATGACGGCGACGATTTCACCCGTCTTCGTGTTCAACACGGTCGCGCCCATTCGTAGATCTTCTGGGAATGCACCATTCGGGATGTTCACGTTGTCCGATTTAATATCGCTATTGAACTTCGTATGCAAATCTTTATTAATTGACGTATACACTTTCAAGCCCGTCCCGTAAATATCGGCCTGCTCGAGACCGTAGTCTTCCTCGAGCTCGGCTTGGACGCGGGCGTAAATCGAGCGCGTGTACGTCTCTTCTACTGTCTCTTCACCTGGCGAGATGACGTCCGCAATCTCGACGTCGAGCGCCTCGTTGTATTGTTCCTCGGTGATGTGACCGTCACGCTTCATCGCTGAGAGCACTTGCTCTTGACGATAACGCGTCAGTTCCTGATCCCCGTTGATTGGGTCATAGGCGCTCGGACGTTGCGGGAGACCTGCCAAGATGGCCGCCTCTTGGTAGTTCACTTCTGAGACCGGCTTGTTGAAGTAGCGCTTCGATGCCGTCTGGACACCATATCCGCCCGTGCCGTAATAGTTTTTATTCAAGTACATCTCTAAAATCTGTTCTTTCGTATACTCACGCTCAAGTTTGAGGGCGAGCCACTGTTCTTGCAGCTTCCGCTTCAATTTCTTGTCGGTCGACAAGAACGATTGTTTGACGAGCTGTTGCGTGATCGTCGAACCACCTTCGGCCCCGAAGCCGTCCGTCAAGTTCGCGACCACGGCGCCGCCGATACGGCGCAAGTCGATCCCGTTATGTTCATAGAAGCGACGGTCCTCGATCGAGATGACCGCTTGTTGCATCACTTCTGAGATGTCATCGATGGAGACATACTCGCGAATTTGTCCGCTCCCTTCGAGCGGTTCGCCTTCAGCTGACAACAGCTGGATCGGGTACGTATCGACCAACTTCTCTTCATCGAGCGGCGGTGCCGTCGCAATCGCATACGCCGTGTATGCGCCCCCGGCGATGACGCCAATAATGAATAAAATCCCTAAAATCGTTAATATGCGCCGAAACTTCGACTTCTTCGTTTTTTGTTTCGGCTTTTTGGCCGCTGGTTTACGTTTATTGGTCGTCGAATCTTGTCGACGTGCCATCCGACTTCGTTCCATTCATGCTTCACTCCTTCTATTTCAATCGAGCCACGCCTCAATCGCCGTCAAATAATCGACGGCCGGCATCGCCCGGGTTGGAACTTCGATTGCTTCTTGCTCGATATAGGATAGCGGAATCGACTTCCGTCCTGATTCGCGCTGTTCCCACCAAACTAATAATTGCTCCGTTGATAACACATATTGCGTATTATAGCGGCTAAACCGAATGATGACAAAACAAACCCCTCCATGTCGCTCACACTCGCGCATGTGGTTGATTTGGTGGTCGTGAAAGTTTCCGAGCGGGAATGACGTCTTATTGTTCGTCTCTTTCGCTTCGAAATCGATGTACTTCCCGCGATACACCCCGTTGTAATCGGTCGTCGATGCTTGCTTGAAGTACGCCTCGGTCACTTTCGCCGCGCTCCGTTTCGGGTAATCGACTTTCACGATTTGCAGCGGCGTCGGTTTTTTATGGATGACCGCTCGCCCATGGAGGCGGTAAAACTCGTTCGTGTCGTTCAGCAGCGTCTCGAGGTTCATCCCTCGGTTCGCATACGTCTGCGGATTAGAGCGGACCGGCGTTGCCGCAGGTTTCGGCTTTTTTCCGTTTGGATAATGGAACAATGTCGTCACCCCTAGTCTCTAGTTTAACAGGTTGGTCCAGCCGTTCCTTCCGTCTGAAGTCTGATTGTCGAGTTCTGTCGCTCGACTCCTCTGTGGATTTTCCGCAATCCATATCGTACCAAACTCCCGTATGTTAAACTAGTAGGTAGTTCATTGTGTAGTCAAATTGACACGACCTTGTTACGGAAGAGCTATTTATTTTTCTGAAATAAGTCTTCTACTTATTAGCCATAATTAAGACGGATTAAACGCAGATTGACGTAAGTTTGAAAAAGTGTGCAATTAATGTGCAATCAGCAGCGTAAACCAAGGTTGGAAAACAATTAGCAGGCTCGCTCGGATAAAAAGGGGAGCCATGGTTGGAGGAGTAAGATGGAAACACAAAAGAAGTATGTCATGTTCGTCGACGAGACGGGCACGCCTAAAGGGAACACCCAGTTCAATCTCACCGGCGTATTGATGGAATATAAATATGCGATCGATGCCGATGAGGCCGGGATGCCATGTGAATTGAAACGCCGTTTATATGCTTTCAAGCGCGACGTGTTCAAGACGGAGAATATCCTGCTCCATTTAAAAGAGATTTTAAAAGCCGAGCATCCATATGGGAAAGAGGATGGCATCACGATCGATATGCTTCGTGACTTCTGGAACAAGTTGCCGGACTTCCTACGCGATATCAACTGTACGATCATCAGTGTCGAGGTCGATAAGCAAAAGCTTCACGACTTCTATTCAACACCTAAAGACCCGTACGTCGTCGCGTTCGCTCACTTGATGAAATCGTTTTATGCGTTCTTAGAAGAGACGGAAGCGGTCAGCGCTCGCGTCGTCTTGGAGTCACGGGATGACTATCAGAACCTACTCATCCAGAAGGCGTTCTTCGATATCTTCAATTCAGGGACGGTCCATCTCGACGTCGAGAAGAGCCGACAAAAGATCAAAGGCTTCATCTTCTCGGAGAAACAAAATACAATCTATCAGTCTGGGCTCGAAATCGCTGACCTCGTCTGTCTCCCGCTTTCGCGCGTGCGCCGCGGCGTCATCGAAGTGAAACCACGGTTCGTCCATTATGGGGATGAGAACCGAATCTTCAAAGCCATCAAGGACAAGATTTACATTCGTAAAGAAAGTCCTGACCAAGATTTCCGTAACTGGGGATTCAAAAAAGTACCGATCACGAAAAAGCGCCGCGAATGGAGCGACCATCCGTGGAACCATTAAAAACTGCCTTGCCGAACATTCGGCAAGGCGGTTTTTACGTTCGGCGCAAGCCCGGCAGCGTCTCCCGCAACCGACCGATCGCGTTTAGCCCGGCCAAGAATGGTAAGACGGCCACAAGCCCGATCGCCCAATCGATGGACAACACATCGGTCAACACCCCGGCGAACAGGGCCCCGAACGCATAGCCGCTGTCGCGCCAAAATCGATAGACACCCATTGCCGAAGCGCGCCAATACGGTTCGGCGACGTCACTAATCGAGGCTTGAAGCGTCGGATAGACCATCGCCGTCCCGACGCCGAGCATGACCGCGGCGAGCACCCATTGCCAATAGTCCGACATGACCAGAATCGCCCAAAGCGAACCGGCCTGGACCCACATCCCGACAACAATCAAGCCTTTGCGCCCGATGCGGTCGCTCCATACCCCGGTGAACAGTTGGAAAAAGCCCCATGCCGCCGGATAGACCGCCACAATCAATCCGACCTCCGCGAGACTGAGCCCTTGCGCGGCAAAATAAATCGGGAACAAGCCCCATGCCATACCGTCCTTCAGATTGGTCGACAGACCGGCCACCGTCAGGCTCGAGAGCGAACGGTCTTTCCACGTCGTCGTCATGAACACATCTTTCGCAGAACGTGACTTCTCAGATCCGCTCGTCGGTTGGAGCTGTAACTGTTTCGTCGTATCGCGGACGAACAGCGATAATCCGAGACCGACGAATGCAACGAGGACACCGATATAAAACGGTTCCGGCCGACTTCCGTACGTGACGGCGATCATACCAGAGACGGCCGCCATCACGGCGACGCCGACATAACCCGCGAACTCGTTCAGTCCGACCGCGAGCCCCCGCTCCGTCGGTTTGGCCAAATCAATCTTCATATTGACCGTCATCGACCACGTCAGTCCTTGGTTGACCCCAAGCAAGACGTTCGCCACGATGATCACCCACCAGGACGGGGCCAACATGACGAGCACGGGGACGAACAGTCCAATCCCCCAGCCGAAGACGAGCACACGCTTGCGACCGAACCGATCGGCGATGGCCCCAGCGAAGTAATTGACGACCGCCTTCGAGAATCCGAAGCTGATGATGAAGGAGAGTGCCGCACTTGTCGATACGAGACCGAAGTCCTCTTCACCGATGATAGGCAAAATCGTCCGCTCGAGACCGACCATCGATCCGACGAAAAAGTTTGTCACGACGAGCAAGATAAAGTTCATTTGATTTTCTTTTATTCCAATCCGAGTTTCATCCACATACATCCTCCTTGCCGATTGCTAACTGAATTGAGTATAGCAAAAAATACCCCCATACGTATAAAAACGTCTTCCCGATCATGAGATCAGGAAGACGCTTATTCATTGTCCCATCGCTTGTTTGGACTTCATTCGTTTCTTGCCTTCGCGGCACATGTGCAAAAGCGGGCACGTCTCGCAGGCAGGACGTTGCGCTTTACAGTGGTAGCGCCCGAAGAAGATGAACTGGTGATGGAGCTGAGACCATTCTTCGCGCGGAAACTTCTTCATGAGCGTGTCCTCGACTTGCCGGACGTTGTCTTTCCAGCGACAGATGCCGAGCCGTTTCGAGACGCGCTCGACGTGCGTGTCGACAGCGAACGCCGGTTCATGAAACGCGACGGACAAGACGACGTTGGCCGTCTTGCGACCTACGCCAGGCAACGCCTCGAGCGATTCACGGTCAGACGGGACGATCCCGTCATGACGCTCCACGATTTGCATCGAGAGCGCCTTCACGTTTTTCGCTTTATTCCGATACAGGCCGATGCGTTTGATCAACGCCTCGATGTCCGCGACGTCCGCGGCCGCCATCTGTTCCACGGTCGGATAGGCCTCGAACAGACCGGGCGTCACTTTGTTGACGAGCGCATCCGTCGCCTGCGCCGATAACGCCACGGCCACGACGAGCTCGAATGGGTTGCGGTGGGTCAGCTCACAGTGGGCGTCCGGAAACATGCGACGCATCGTGTCCGACACTTCAGTCAATTGGGCTCTCGTCAACATCACTTTTTCCTCCGTTGATAATCGACGAGGTCCTCGAGTGACTCGACGTTATGGTCTTGCCACACTCGGAGGATCTTGTCCATATATTTGAAGTTACGCACGTTGCGTAGTTTCGCTTCCCGAAGCGCGGCCATGATCAGCTCTTCGCTAAAACCGTCCTCGGTCAACCAGCCGACGATCTGCTCGATCTCGAACGGGGTGATCGTTCCAAACTCGCGCTCGAACGTATGAATGATATTCTCATTCAATGAATGGGCCGATTTTTCAGACGTCGCCCCTTCCTCGAGCGCCAAGAACAATGGGAGCAGACTGTATCGCTCGACCTCGGCCGATGCGTCGATGGCGATCAACTCTTTCTGGAGCAAGCCGAGCAATACGGCGCGGGCCTCACTCTCGGCCACGTTCATCCGGTCCCCGAGCTCACTCGGAAGCGGCATCTCGATGCCTTCCCCAATCATTTCAAGCAGATGGATGACGAGATTGAACTCAACCGGCGTCAAGTTGAGGCGGCGCGCCTCGGTGAACAGTTTCCTCGGAACGACGACTGGATTTTGTTCGAACAGCTTGATTATATTATGTGCATCCATGTCGCACATCCTTTCTAGACAAATCAATCGGGGAAGACAAAGTCATCCCCGATCGGCGATTATGGGTGAATGCGGTTCAAGAGACGTGGGAACGGGATCGCTTCGCGGATATGCTCGATACCGCTAATCCATGCGACCGTCCGCTCCAGGCCGAGACCGAAGCCAGAGTGCGGGACCGAACCGTATTTACGGAGTTCGAGATACCAGTCGTACGCGTCTGTCTCATCGAGGCCTTCCTTGATGATTTCTTCTTTCAACCGGTCGTAGTCGTCTTCACGTTGCGAGCCGCCGATAATCTCGCCGTAACCTTCCGGCGCGATCAAGTCGGCACAGAGGACGAGTTCCGGGTTCTCCGGGTCGACTTTCATGTAGAACGGTTTGATTTCCTTCGGCCAATGCGTGATGAACACCGGGAGGTCATGCGCGTTGGCGATGGCCGTCTCGTGCGGCGCGCCGAAATCGTCGCCGTACTCGATATCGTCGAAGCCTTCCTCTTTCAAGAACTTGATTGCATTCGTGTAACGAACGCGCGGGAAAGGAGCTTGGACTTTTTCAAGTTTCGACAAGTCACGTCCGAGCAACTCCAATTCGTTACGGCAGTTCTCAAGCGCCGATTTGGCGATGTATGACACGTAACGCTCTTGGAGATCGAGGCTCATGTCGTGGTCGAAGAACGCCATCTCCGGCTCGATCATCCAAAACTCGATCAAGTGGCGACGTGTCTTTGATTTTTCGGCCCGGAACGTCGGGCCGAACGAGAACACTTTACCGAGTGCCATCGCTGCGGCTTCCATATAGAGTTGGCCGGTTTGCGACAAGTAGGCCGGCTGTCCGAAGTAGTCCGTCTCGAACAATTCCGTCGTGCCTTCCGGTGCGCTCGACGTGATGATCGGTGGGTCGATCTTCACGAAGCCTTCTTGGTTGTAGAACTCGTACGTGGCCCGAATCAATTCGTTACGGACTTTCATGATCGCGTGCTGACGACGCGAGCGGAGCCATAGGTGACGGTTGTCCATCAAGAACTCCGTCCCATGCTCTTTCGGTGTGATCGGATAGTCGACGGACTCCGCAATCACTTCCATGTCCGTCACCTCGAGTTCGAAGCCGAGCGGCGTGCGTCCGCCGTCCGATTTGACGGTGCCGGTCACCCAGACCGATGTCTCTTGCGTCACGCCTTTAGCAAGGGCAAACAAGTCCTCGGCCACATCGGCTTTGACGACGACCGCTTGGGCGAAGCCGCTCCCGTCACGAAGTTGAAGGAAAGCGATTTTCCCGCTCGAACGTTTGTTGGCGATCCAAGCTCCGACCCGGACCGTCTGGCCTTCATAGTCTTTAAATTGGCTGATTGAAATAGTTGTCATGTTCATATCCATCCTTTCGCTTATCGAGCGTTACGTGTAATGAAGTCTTCCACTCGATCGAGCGCTTCTAGTACGCGTTTTAATTCTGTTGCATATGACAAACGGACATAGTCGTCCTGACCGAAACCTGAACCTGGGACGAGCGCGACGAACGCCTCACCAAGGACGGCCTCGCACCACGCGTCGACCGAATCGTAACCGCTCATCGTCGCCGCTTCTTTGGCGTTAGCATATAAGTAAAATGCGCCTTGCGGCTTCAAGCATGTGATCCCTGGGATCGCGATGAGGCGTTCATAGACGATTTCGAGTCGTTCGGCGAACGAGACGCGCATCATCTCGACGTCATCTTGCGGTCCGTTGTAGGCTTCGACCGCCGCCGCTTGCGCGATCGATGTCGGGTTCGATGTCGAGTGCGACGCGAGGTTCGTCATCGCCTCGATGATCGTCTTGTCACCGACCGCATAGCCGATGCGCCATCCCGTCATCGCATGTGACTTCGAGACGCCATTGATGATGATCGTCCGCTCCCGCATGTCAGGCAACGTCGCAATCGAGACGAACTTCGCATCGCCGTAGACGAGCTTCTCATAAATCTCGTCGCTGACGACGAGCAAATCATGCCGTTTGACGACGTCCGCAAGCGCCGTTAGTTCAGACTCCGTATAAATCATACCGGTCGGGTTCGATGGGCTGTTCAAGATGACCGCCTTCGTCCGATCCGTGATGGCCGCCTCGAGCAGCTCGGGTGTCAATTTGAACATCGTCTCCTCGTTCGTGTCGACGTAGACCGGGACCCCATCAGCCAGCTTCACTTGTTCCGGATAACTGACCCAGTACGGTACCGGGATGATGACCTCGTCCCCTTCATCTAAGATTGCTTGGAAGAGCGCATAGAGAGCGTGTTTCGCACCCGAAGCGACCATGACCTCTGGACGTGTGAACGTCAGGTTGCTGTCGCGTTTCGTCTTCTCGATGATCGCGTCTTTGAGTGCGACCGTCCCGCCAGATGGGGTATACTTCGTGTCGCCGTCGCGCGCGGCCTGACAGGCAACCTCGATGATTCGTTCAGGCGTATTGAAGTCCGGTTCGCCGGCCCCTAGCCCGATCACGTCTTGCCCCGACGCTTTTAACGCTTTCGCTTTCGCCGTGATGGCGAGTGTCGTTGAAGGTGTCAATTGCTTTACACGTTGTGCCAATAGATGTTCCATTGAGATCCCCCTCTAGTTTCGTCAAGGCGAGTCCGTCAATTGGACCCGTCGAATGAATTCGCCCGCTTGGAGCGTATAGTACGAGTACGTATAAGACGTGCCCGCTTTTGTCACGACCTCGATCAATGCCCGTTCGTCGAAGCCATATTTACAGCTGACGAGCGTACCGCCGGTTTCCGCGACCGATTCGGCACAGATTTGATCCGAGTCGACCGTCGCGATGTCACGTGTCTCAATCGGCAACTTGTCATCGACCGGCACGAACTGGACCCGATCCGCCTCCTCGAAGACGACGTATGGTTCCGTCCCGTTAAACAGTTCGGCCCGTTCGATGTTGACGGACGGTTGCTCGGTCTCGAGTCGCTCACGCGCATCCTCGATCATCTTGTCTTTCGTCCGCTCGGTATGACCGACCGTGAACCAATAAATGCCGCTAAACACGATGACGACACCGATGAGTGCCGTCATGAACGCAATCACTACTTTTGTCTTCCGTGTCATTCCGTCCGATAGATGGTGAACACCATCTCTTCTTTCTTCGGATCATTCACTTTTTTCTCTAAAGCAAGACCGAACATTAAATCTTGGCTCTTCAACGTACGATTCAATAAGTCGACGATTTTGTATACATCTGCTGTCGGCTCGATTCGAACCGTCGCCAACGTCTCAATATTCGAATTCATGATTACTCCTCCTTCAAAAAACACTATACCCATTATTATAAAGCGATAATTTCATGATGCCTAGCGTTATCTCTGATTTCCTAGCCCTGTCTTCTCTTTCTCGTCTAAAAACAGCTCAAGTTCGGCGAGTGCGGTTTCGAGCGGTCCGTCGATTCGATCGACAGCAGGCAAACTGTTAATGAACTGCTTGCCGTAACGGGTCGTCTCGACACGGCGGTCAAAGACGAAGATGGCGCCGTAATCCTCTTTCGAGCGGATCAGACGACCGACCCCTTGCTTGAAACGAATGACCGCTTGCGGAAGTGACAGCTCAAAGAACGACGATTTACCGGTCGCCTCGATCTTTTCGGACCGGGCCTGCATGACCGGCTGGTCGGGCGGCGCAAACGGGAGCCGGACGATGATCAAGCAGGTGAGCGCCTCGCCAGGTATGTCGACCCCTTCCCAAAAGCTGGCCGTCCCGAACAAAATCGACTGGTCGATGCGCTTGAACTGTTTCGTCAAGCGGCTACGCGAGCCGCCGCTGACGCCTTGGGCGAGTAGTGTATACGCCTCATCCAACTGATCTTTGACGGCCTCGTGCGTCAAACGCAACAATTCGTTCGACGTGAACAAGACGAGCATGCGCCCTTTCGTCACATTGGCGATTTGGGCGA
This genomic interval carries:
- a CDS encoding DnaD domain-containing protein is translated as MDAHNIIKLFEQNPVVVPRKLFTEARRLNLTPVEFNLVIHLLEMIGEGIEMPLPSELGDRMNVAESEARAVLLGLLQKELIAIDASAEVERYSLLPLFLALEEGATSEKSAHSLNENIIHTFEREFGTITPFEIEQIVGWLTEDGFSEELIMAALREAKLRNVRNFKYMDKILRVWQDHNVESLEDLVDYQRRKK
- the asnS gene encoding asparagine--tRNA ligase; its protein translation is MTTISISQFKDYEGQTVRVGAWIANKRSSGKIAFLQLRDGSGFAQAVVVKADVAEDLFALAKGVTQETSVWVTGTVKSDGGRTPLGFELEVTDMEVIAESVDYPITPKEHGTEFLMDNRHLWLRSRRQHAIMKVRNELIRATYEFYNQEGFVKIDPPIITSSAPEGTTELFETDYFGQPAYLSQTGQLYMEAAAMALGKVFSFGPTFRAEKSKTRRHLIEFWMIEPEMAFFDHDMSLDLQERYVSYIAKSALENCRNELELLGRDLSKLEKVQAPFPRVRYTNAIKFLKEEGFDDIEYGDDFGAPHETAIANAHDLPVFITHWPKEIKPFYMKVDPENPELVLCADLIAPEGYGEIIGGSQREDDYDRLKEEIIKEGLDETDAYDWYLELRKYGSVPHSGFGLGLERTVAWISGIEHIREAIPFPRLLNRIHP
- a CDS encoding pyridoxal phosphate-dependent aminotransferase yields the protein MEHLLAQRVKQLTPSTTLAITAKAKALKASGQDVIGLGAGEPDFNTPERIIEVACQAARDGDTKYTPSGGTVALKDAIIEKTKRDSNLTFTRPEVMVASGAKHALYALFQAILDEGDEVIIPVPYWVSYPEQVKLADGVPVYVDTNEETMFKLTPELLEAAITDRTKAVILNSPSNPTGMIYTESELTALADVVKRHDLLVVSDEIYEKLVYGDAKFVSIATLPDMRERTIIINGVSKSHAMTGWRIGYAVGDKTIIEAMTNLASHSTSNPTSIAQAAAVEAYNGPQDDVEMMRVSFAERLEIVYERLIAIPGITCLKPQGAFYLYANAKEAATMSGYDSVDAWCEAVLGEAFVALVPGSGFGQDDYVRLSYATELKRVLEALDRVEDFITRNAR
- a CDS encoding YpmA family protein yields the protein MNSNIETLATVRIEPTADVYKIVDLLNRTLKSQDLMFGLALEKKVNDPKKEEMVFTIYRTE